Genomic segment of Tiliqua scincoides isolate rTilSci1 chromosome 1, rTilSci1.hap2, whole genome shotgun sequence:
gccaaggaagagacgagagacagacttttagattcaaagcagagagcgagaaaagctgattctactagcctcctcctgcgtttttattgtacttgcaacattgacggctacattcagttctcagataaagccacattggaatctcatacaggggtgagaacaatgggtgcttcttcacagagtgctgtatcagctattgtcacacttcagcctggaaactagcattccttgtcggtttgccaataacaaggggggtttgcccgcaattgccataccaaggctttctgtgtgcttctgcttaagcacttgaaaataccacaaGTTTTGGAAAATTAAACTTATGCAAAGCAATCTATATAATAAAAGAATTTTATTGTGACAACCGTCCTAAGAAATTATAGGGCTAATTTTTGCCATACTTTCAAATACCAGCATTAAGGAGAAAATGAAGTCTCTTGAAAGTACATAAGAATAACTACTGCATACACTCGCATATAAGTCAGTCTCATAagttgagccaaaaatcatggatttTTCTATGACGCTTTGATAAATTGAGGGGGATTTAAATTGGGGGAGgtgtagaattctttgaaaacgacttaccaggaattgttctgaagcAACAGAacaaagccaaaaagaaaaaaaaattttaaagggGTCATTTTACCTACTTTCCTaaagcaggaagggagatgaagatACTTCTGGGAGTAGGAAAAAGGCTTTGTGAagagtacagtgctgcacttccaaaGCAGCAACTCTCATACAGACTAtaattcccataagtgccttcacttcacTTCTTTTCCTATTTGGAAAAGAAGATACAGTGGCTACctttttttgttgctgcctctgaataattgctggtaagtaaaattacaaacttttccccacccccttgtgtcctgcttctcagcccagtcccacccccacctcaccaggcagctgctcttagatgctttatttactgtattgaccactgtataagttgacccaggtttTCAAGGTTAATTTTTAGGCAGaaatttttcaacttatacacaagtatatatggtAATACACAATATATCTATCTGTTTATGAAATGGGGCCTATGAATGCACTCTCAGGAAGACCTTGAAATAATGGAATACTAGGCTGAAAtgagtaacagtgcaatcctatgcaggtgtactcagaagtaagtctccttgtatccaatggggctcactcccaggtacgtgggcataggattgcactgttagatgaaggacgcaatcctaaccaactttccagctctgacctaGCTgtaatgcagacccaaggtaaggtaacaaacatgcccttaccttcaggaggtctccttgactgcctccccactgcaggatgcagtgcatgtcacatcggcacagctatgttagtgctggaaagttggttaggttagGTTAATTTTTAGGCAGaaatttttcaacttatacacaagtatatatggtAATACACAATATATCTATCTGTTTATGAAATGGGGCCTATGAATGCACTCTCAGGAAGACCTTGAAATAATGGAATACTAGGCTGAAAtgagtaacagtgcaatcctatgcaggtgtactcagaagtaagtctccttgtatccaatggggctcactcccaggtacgtgggcataggattgcactgttagatgaaggacgcaatcctaaccaactttccagctctgacctaGCTgtaatgcagacccaaggtaaggtaacaaacatgcccttaccttcaggaggtctccttgactgcctccccactgcaggatgcagtgcatgtcacatcggcacagctatgttagtgctggaaagttggttaggatttcgcctGAAGGTCAACAGGGAAAAATGCAAGGTTCTGCGCTTAGGCAAAAAGAACCAATGATGAAGGGAAAGAATGGGAGATATCTGGCTTGCCAGCACATAACAAgcatctaacccagtgtttctcaaactggatcgggacccactaggtagatcAGGAgttaatttcaggtggttccccattcatttcaatattttatttttaatatattagactttatgctaccaaggtatgtgactgcatttggggaaatgtttcaggtttttaacaagctactgtgtatattcttttaacgataaTTGtgaatgggacgtactcctgggtagtgtgggtaggattgcaacctaggattgttaaaaatcttcctgcttgatgatgtcacttgcagtcatgacatttccagtgggtcccaacagattttcattctaaaaagtgggtcccagtgctaaatgtgtgaaaaccactgacctaaccTTTTAGTTGCCCTGAATACAAATGTAATCAGATGTAATCAAATGTAAATCAATTCACAAACTTGATGACAAATGTAGTACAAATGTAATAAGTAATCTTTGTCACATGAACTTAAATATGTACGTCAACTAGATGAAACAAGGTCACTCTAATTGGGAAACAAATGTGTGTTTCCTCAATCTCTATAAATAACTCATATTTCTTTCTGGAAGGTTTATGGAGCAGTGCTGAATATAAACAGAGGCAACCCTTTCAAGAAGGAAGTAGTGGTGGATTCATGGCCAGAATTTAAAGTTGTCATATCTCGCCGGCAGAAAGAGGTATGGCAATGACAGGGACCATGCATGCACATATCCATAGTGTTGTTGAGGGCTAAAAAGTAACTTTAAGAAAAGTTGTGTTGAAATGCACAAATTTTTCCCATCATCTTGAATGTATTCAATATTTGTTCTGATACCTATTGTGAATCTTATTCTCCGTACTGAAACTTCCCCCCTGAGATGGACTTCTTGAGGAGGAAAGGTACTACAGTGCTGTTACACTTTCCTTTGTAAGAGATGCAACTTTGCTTTCCTTTCTTATCTGAGTGGAACATGCACTGTGTCCAGTTCATTATTGCaataatggggtgggagggggggtggaagcaAAATATTGCATCTTGTTCTAGATAGAATTATACTAATCCTTTACAGGCAAAATTATGAAGCGTATTTATTAAGAGAACTGGAACAATGCTCAAGCCCAAGGATAGGCAAGGTAGGAactggtgttaccaaaaagggctgttttgtttaggggaattagtatattagccttttggaaacttttaggatcgcaggctggatagcaagacagcataaagcaaagaaatcccttctttagcttaaagaggagactgggagaaaggtaactttcaatcaaaggattatatttttattgcaaaaacacacaaaggtaaacataataaaCATGGAggattgataagtatagatttctaatacttgtgtctagtgtacctagcttatggtggctgcatgtgctatgtattttgtgcatccgaaaaggaattcagaaaggataggttgtagggaaggattttaggggtccctgatctgcctaaccccgtttgctaactaaagatgggggaagaaggggagaaataggtaggatggaagggaaagagttttagacgcaagatatatttacctgtcccggggagcagttggatgggaaagagtcctaggaaggaccactcccttgggagggcagccagagagagagagagagagacatgtgctcgagctttctcttaaagggttgtggctgacctagaatgacccggaagtatcccagagctgtgcacatgctcagtatacacacaatggtacatgtggagtatgtaaaaaaaggtggaagggtccagaaatcagctatcagcaaagcctgactctgggggaggggggagtagcttgcttcctgttgctactggattttggagccTGGATGTAGcttaatttagttaacaataggtgatagactttgctgccaaagtcctcctcctttaaggtgtttgcatatgcgtgattggatcaggaggcacagtgattaggttaaaacaatacattgacctgcaaggaaagtggggttgtgtaattcatgtgcttgtagcttgaccagggcctttggaaacatgtgctgggggggaagtggcctgcttgcttggtctgtatgatccaaaataacataaccagatataaaaattacaacttggaagggaaagggggattttcatgtaacactgGGAGGCAGCAGATGGGCAGAAGCCTGTTAGGGCTGCAGGCAGGCTGAAGGCTGGTAGTCCAGCAGCAAAGGTAGACACATTGTTGGCTTCCATAACCAATAGATTTCTCAGCAGATCTGGCAGCTTCATATGAAACAGTGGCATTAGGTTGGTCTTCTAGTATCCATCTCTCTTCTCCCCAATGCGCCCCCGCCCCAGTTCAAGAGGATTTTGGATGGCTCCAACTGGTAGGCTCTTGGTTCCCTTACTTAATTGGCACAGGGGGCCATTGTATAATTCATCAGGGCTCTGATTTGAGCCTTGTGGCAGTTCTAATTACAGTGGGCGCacgcgttctctctctctctctctgtaatatTATGAATTAAGttaagttttattgtttttaacttAGGCTGAAAATGATGATCTGGATTATTTCACCAATGCCTATGCTGTTTTCTACAAGGACCTTCAAGCATACCGTGAACTGCTGGAGAACCCAGAAACCATAAACTGGGAGCAAGTTTTTCAGATACAGGGTAAAACGTATTATATGCTGGAAAATGGAATTAAGACTGCACTAATGCTCTCATCACCAAGTCTTGCTATAATATGGTGAtatgaaaaaaaacaactggatgAGCAAACTTGAGAATTCCAGTTATGTAATCCCATGCTTTGTCATAGACTTGATTTTGGCTGGGATATGGTATGTACTCAGTTTCTCTTTTAAAATTCACAGTTTCTTTAAAATCTTCAAACGTAAGACAATGGTCAAGAGACCTTGTAAGTTATATTACTAGGCTTTGGATTAGTTCAAATGTGTACAATGGTATTGAATGAAACCATCTGGGAACTTCAGATGAAACTTACTGCAGGAATTTATAGTgcaaaaaaaatgccaaaattaAATGGATTGGTCCCACAGTTGTTTAAGTGACTAGCATGGGGCTCACTGGCCATCCATGGGGGTTGATGGGGCGGCAGCCACTCCCAGGGAGCTTGTGAGCACAAGGTTTGGGAAGCTCCCAGACACATGAATGTTGCTGAAATTTCTTATATAAATGTGCTACTACCTCTATTGATTTCTCTGTATTTTCTACAGTGAATGCTACATCATCAGCATAAAGAATTTGAATATAGCCCCAAAAAGCCTTTGATGGATTTGTTGCTTCTTATGACTTCAAAAAATGTTTCTGCATATAGCATGAATTAGTAGAGAAGATCAATGACATACCTGATCCACTTTTAAAGGAATATTCATTGAAATGGTTCAATTGGTTGCTACTCTGGCATGGGGCTCAATGGCTGTACATGGGGAGTGGCAGATTCTTCCTTGGAACCTGGTGGGCACAAGGACAGTAAGTGGCACTGCACTCCTGGACCACTGACACTGCTCTAGGGATTTAAAAACATGATTATGggctattcagctttccagcatttGATGTAGCCTTGCAAATGGGGgtgcacggaggcctcctcaaggtagggaaaccTTTTGTTCCctacctcggggctgtattgcaactgcatcagcactggaatgttagataggattgggccctatgtttaCTAATGAAAGTACATAGTACATTATAAGTTTTCTCAAACCAATTTAATTCTTTCAGCCACTTTTTGGAGCACTTAACAAACATCTTCTTTTACATGCAAAATCAGAATTTAATTTTGAATCATTCAGTGATAGTCAAAAATTTGGTTGCTATCAGGGTTGCTGTAAAAAGATTATCTTATACAAGATTCAGAGCAGAAAAACCGAGGAATTTCCAAAGAAGCTCAAAGTATTCTGAAAAGACTAGTGAAACTTTTTCAAGATAGCTTTATGTAGCCTTAGTAATGACCAGTCAGGTGGGCTAGACTTTCACCAACTTAATTCTTTCCTCCTCTAATTATTCCCTTTCCTCTAATCTATAATTTAAAAgacaaaatatttaattttatacACACAGGGTTGCAGGATGGATTGCTTGAAACTTCCAAAGCTGTTGCAAGTTCCAAGTGTGTGGATGTGAAGCAGTCATCTTTCCAAATGGTTTTCTATCCAAACCCTGACACACTCCCAGATGTTAAACTTCTGTAAGTCCACTCGTAACATTGCTATTCCCCATAGTAGTGCTGGTCTTGAAGAGATGTCAAAATAAGACATTAATGGGGTATAGAAATGTAGTATAGAAGCTACATGTTCAAGATTTGCACTGCATGCCAATCTGCTGCTTTCTGTCTTATCACCATTTCTGAAATTCCcaggagaatttttaaaagttttgtgaAGTAtctcatggaaaaaaaaaatttctcctcACTGCTTGAACTCGTCCAGTTAATGGTCCTGCTTTGGACTGGCAGCTTTTCTGTCCCAATATGTGTTACAGTAGGCTTAAGCTGAAAATTATCTTTCAGGCAAGATCCTGCACCAAAACTGGCTTCTCTTGATGTGTCCCATGCCAGCCTGCTGAATGAGACATGGTCCCGAGGGGGCAGTGAACAGTGTCGGAGATACCTCGCCAACCTTATTTGCAGTTTCCCTAGTGCCTGCATCCTGGATGAAGGTGGCCATCCCATCTCCTGGGGTCTCACGGACCAGTTTGCTACTATGATTCACAATTATACCTTGCCTGAACACCGTAGGAAAGGGTACAGCCGTCTCATTACAACAGTCTTAGCAAAGAAGTTGCATAGCAGGGGCTTCCCAGCTCAGGGAAATGTTCTGCAGGACAATCTGCCATCAATAAGCATGCTGAAAAGTATGAATGCCCAGTTCTTACCCTGTCACTTCATTAGACTTATCCACACACCTTTGTGGTTTTTAACTACCGCTTCTTTATAGTTTAGTGAACATTTAGCAATCTTAATGGTGTATCTTAATGATAGACGGAAGACCTTGTACTGTACCAATTTCTGGAATGAACTTCTATACCTGGTATTATGCAGAAAATCCAAAAATGTTATGTTACTGTTGCATCTTGCCTTAGGATGAATTGCCCTTGCTGAAATCAGTGACCACACTCTCAGTGACTTCAGTAAGGTCCAGATTATCTTATCCAGATTTGTTCAGATTCTGAAGTTTATTGGCTACTAGCCAAAATCTAGCAAGACAGAATTTTGTTCATAAACAGCCTTCCATAGGGGTGGAGAGGGCAGTAGGAATCACTCCACCACTGCCAAGGATCAATGCAGGTGCTAAGGGGGTGTAGAGGTTTGCTAAGCGGACTCCTCAGCTGATACTGTTGCTGCATTCTGCAAGTTAATCCCTCCATCTTTGGCTTTTGTTTAGACCTTCATCAGAGGTTTGATTAAACCTGGCTCCTTTATTGGTTCAAAGTGTGAATAGAAGAAACCAGCAGACACAAGTTTCTCTGTGTATCAAATGACACAAGAATTGTCCTTAATGAAGCATCTCTCTGTTGAAATGAACTGTAAGCATCTTTTATTCAGTTGCATTTGATACATCCTAGAAAGGGTCTCTAGTGAATAATTTCAACCACTCAGTCTTGATTTGCCccactttcccctccccattttttttgtATTCTCTCCAACTATTTAAACCTCCTCTTATTGATTTGCCCTTCACTCCAGTGCTTGGCTGGGTAGTGTCAACTTTCTCAAATGAAAACATTGCAAAACAGGTTTAAACTCTGTCAGCTCCTCCCTGAAAGTTCAACCCTCAGGATTAGCTGCAAGACTGATTTTGTTTAATCATTCAGCATTGCAAAATCCCCCATAGATGAACTGTGGCTAAATGAGAGTTTTGGAAAGGACATCAGAATGTCCTGAGCTCTTCTCCAATGCAGCCCCCTAGatagactttgggcacaatcctaaccccttatgtcagtactttccagcactgacacagcggtgccaatgggacatgtgctgtgtcttgcagttgggtgtcactcacggaggcctccttaaagtaagggaaggtttgttctcttatctcagagctgcaatacgcttatgtcagtgctggaaagcactgacgaggggttaggattgccccctctGTGTCTAATGTGAATAATTTTCCTCACATCTGTCAATCTGGGATTGGAATGGAAGGTGGTCTGCATTTTTAAGTACCCTGGCTCTCTTGCTGGAGCCATTTGCTCTGCAGAATCCTTGTTCTAGTGTTTTGCTCCTTAATGCAGCACATTCTTGTTGACTTGTAGATCTGAATGGAAATGGCATTGCATACTTTGCATTAATATGTAGGTTGATCTGTCAGCACTGTGTGAGGGCTACAGTTGCCCATTCTGTCTGAAGCcatttctggagatttttttttttttaaccaaatatAGCATAATATTGGAAATTGCTAGAGGCCCAGTTTTAAATCTCCAGGACAGTTCTCAGTAATCACCTGAAGTTTGATGCTTGTTCCTGGATGCTCTAGGCCAGTCTATTTGGGGGGCAGGGCTCTAAGTCAGTGTATTTGGGGGACCACTCTGTCAGTGGTCTTTAACCTCTTTTATGCAACAACCCACATAGTTCGGTTTGCACCTTGCAGCAGTTGGACCTACCCCTTCCAGCCCTGCCAGCGCATCACTTCCAGCATGTCCTCTTGTGAAGGTCCTTGAGCCTCCCATTTGGTTCCACAAACCAGCCACCCTACAATCCCTGACAGTGGGCAGTGCAGAAGGCAACATGCTGAAGGGGTGGCTCAGGGGCTGTTTGGGCCTGACATACCTGACGGGGCACCACACCATTAGGGACACCATTCCCTATGGTGGGAAAAGAGGTTGACCTaggttgaccccccccccacatactagTTTGTTTGTTCTTTCGCTCACCcatccacccacctgcccttcccTTTCATCCACAGGTGTGTGGGTGCAAGAGGCACAGGGATGATTCAGGCAGCACTGGGGCATGGCTGTCACTGATAAGAATGTATTTCCCATTAATCCTCCCATCTTAAATGTGACAGAGCCCATAGGGGAGCTTCTGTTCATATACGTTTGCACTTTTTAGGTAAATTGATTGACGATAAAGAAAAGTCATCTGAGTGCCGTATGTGAGAAAATGCTTTATCTTTGCGCTGCCACAAAGTTCCCACAATTGTTGGGGTTGGTGACAGAAGGGTAGGctatttgttggggggggggcacttctgcTCTTCTCATTTAACATGACCTAAGGGGAAGAGTAGGATAAAGCACCCTTCACTAGTATGCTTATTTTTCTCTTCAGCCCACCCCATCCTTCTTCTGCTTTATATATGTTTGGGGTAATCACATATTTAAATAGATGAGTGAATTGTCCTCCATAATGGCCGTAAGTCCTGGTACAACCCCCGTATTTAAGCTGTATGCAACGTGGACCTTTGAACTGCAAACCCTACTCCCATCTTTCTCCTAAAATGAGGGCACTAAAAGCCGATTCAACCCCTCCCCCCTGAACATGCTTGAATTCCTTGCTTGCACGGATTTGCTAGAGTCACAGTGCCAAGTCACAAATTGAGTCCTGAGTCTCTACCCCCTCGACTTGACTTGCTCACGAGTCTTAACGAGCGGCCATCACAACTTGTCCTGAGCcttttttagagtcattttgaatTGAGCCAGAacatttttgaaaagtgagttgCGGTGCAAGTCAGGAGCACCTCCACGGAAAAAAcaggtgctggtgtgtgtgtttgtgtgtgtatgctggagttctcatttaacactgccctgatgtttGCCGTCAGTGATGTGCTGAAGTCCTTCAagcaccattttcatttcattgatgTCAACCAAAGCTCTGCTGTTATTTGAGTGATTGGTTCCTTATGAGCCCCAGCAATGACCTTCCCCCGTTCATATCATGATTCCCAATCCTGTCTTCAGAAGGAGTGCAGAGCCGCATGCCATGGACGGATCAAATGGGAAGCTTGGCAAGGCAGGCTCGCAGAAGGCGGgaggcttacaacccaatcctttgcagataTGCCTGGAAGTCTcactgtggtcagtggggcttcctcccaggtagtGGACTGCACATTCAATAACTGCAGCCTACGGCACACGGGCACAGGCAAGGGTGAAGAACTGGCATGGGACAGAGGCACACAGGCAGTCTGGGAGAGGGCAGTTGGGGCTAACCTCATCAGAGTGAAAATGGGTGGACTCCATCTTAACAAGGTGGTAGAGAGTTGACtgagtggcagcaacagcagcatcaaGAGACACCCAGTCCCACCTCACATAACAATTCTTCCTTCATCCACACCACCTGCTCCTACCAAATCTGCTGCTTGCAGTGTATTTGAATGCTAGCTTCCAGATCACCCACTAGCTCTTTCGGGGCCTAGCAGATGCAGAAGCAGCGAAGAAAATAATAAGCAGGCATGCACACATGAAGTTGAGTCGCAGAGTCAGGGGCCCAAAATCAAGTCTATATGACTCATGATTCTTTTCCAGTCAGAGCCCTGAGTCATAAGTTGGTGCTCAAGTCAGTGACGTACATTACTTGAGTTCATAAAAATTGCAGAAAACGGATGCTTTTGTGACTCGGTTCAAGCCTTCAAgacttgagtgcccatccctaCTTGTTTGCAAGTACTGCATTTTCAAATTTGTTTATTGTTCTTCAGATTTTCTTGCCAATCAAAATGACTCCTTTGTCAGGAAAAATGAGTTTCTCTAAGCTGAAACTGATCATAATGTGCTTGAGGTGAACAATTCAGCAAGAGTGTCTGAACAGTTTGGCAATTATACCCATTGAATAGGAAATAAGCAGGAGTTTAAATTGAGACAAAATCATCAAAAACTTTGCAGAGAAAAAAGTCACAAAGATAACTTTTTCATAATAAAAGGCAACAATTTGACAACAATACTGTTCAGTACAGTACAATTTTTTCTGATTTGTTGTTTTctgttaaacaaaaataaaataaacaagtgGTTTTGTTACTAATAcccatcctggttaatagggTGGGTCTTCCAGATATGGTAGAAATTAAGCTGCTATTACGCGTAAATGATTGCTCACCTTCAgagttgaaaaaggtttcaaaatttTTGATGGTGGTAATAAGCCATAACTACTGAATGATGTTTTCAGTCCTATAACTGAGAGGATAGTCGTCTATCTGTAActgatggtggcaagtagacccaggaGAGGTTATCCAGTATATTTTATTTGTTAGGCCAGTATGTtctatatgggacaaatatacctgatTTATTGAGTTGTTATGTATCCTTATACATGAGGGTGATCTAACAGATCTAACAGCTAACAAGGGGGTAAAGCAAGGTTGTGTCCTTGCCCCCTCTTTATTTAATCTATTCGTTAATGACCTTGCCCTTTTTGTCAGAAACAGACTCCCACTGTCCAAGAGTCATTTTCCTTTTACTTTATGCTGATGATATGGCGTTACTCTTGCGTAACTACGCAAATATTTCTCAGACAATGCTCTACAGCTAAACTACTCAAAATCTAAAATTTTAGTCTTTGAAAAGCGATGGAAACAGCGCTCTTGGGTCTTCAACGGCAAGGCTATTCAACAGGTCAAAACCTTTAAATGTTTGGGCCTGACCTTCCATCATAGTCTATCCTGGGTTCCACAGCACATAGCCGCTCTCACATCTGCCAGATTATCCCTACAGGGTATCTTACTTTTTTTTACGCAAGGGGAAATTCCTATATTCCTGCAGCCCTGCATATCTTCAAAGCCAAATTCGTGACCCAATTATTTCATGGGATACCACTCTGGATTGCCGCTTTcaataaggaaatggaaagagtactctcaatttttctttataagatttttGGTTTATCCCATTGTGTCCCTTACACCGCACTTTGCTTAGAAGCAGGACTACAAAGACTTGAATGTATAGCCTGGTGCAGATTTAttagtttttggttaagtatCTGTTTTAACAGGGGGAATAACTCACTGATTCAGGacttgctttctgattcttggacTTACTCAGGCTATATTCCTCTTTTTAGCAAGCTACGATCGGTTGGTACACCAGTGGAGCTGGTGGGTAATGATTTCTTGATGCAGGCTAGAAAGATCATTATTTCTAGATTGAGAGTTATTGAATACCAGAGACTCCTTGCTGAGGCAAACAAAACCCtttgttttttcagatttttcctggccagtgttctagatttttatatattttagataatcctttaCTTTGCCGTGCTTTCACGCTCGCCAGATGTAATGTGTTTCCTTCTCGGaaactggatctgaaatttaataaaactaTGCAACTGCGATTGACATGTCCCTGTGAGTTGGGATACAGGGAGTCTCTGACCCACACCGTACTCCATTGCCCGCTTTACAAGAAGTCTAGATCTatgcatttggacctgttttttgccaatcattccaactgtcatgatgaattgaaactacagatattacttacaaatgaaaaaatggtaaaaccaatggcggattttaatgagattttaaccaaacgtaaaatggagggaaatcttATTTAATctacatttatttctgttttgatgacctgcttgaatgcaaCTTCTTGTGTAAGCTGCTCAGGCAACTGTCAAGTTCTGTGCCTAATAATGTTCGATTTATCCTTATAtatcataggcttgtactcactGCTGTTGTTCTCTTTGCTGTGtctgtgtttgttatgtatgccaataaaggtctttatctatctatctaatctatctaACAAACAGCACCTCAGACTTATCATCTCAGCTCTGACAGAACAGGTCCACACAGAGAGCAACTCTCATTTTGGCCCTGCCTACTTGATGACCGATTATCTCATCCCCTCATAACTGACATAACTGacagtttagggcaggggtgtcaaactcatttcatacagagggccgaagttagcattcagggctccagctgagggccggaagtgatgtcattaagtagaaagtgacatcattaagcagctgatggccagaaatcagaccctgttctcatgtagaaactcattaactgcaaataactGAAGTATttctcatatttcaagatttgggaaagcccaattttcatgtgggctg
This window contains:
- the GLYATL3 gene encoding glycine N-acyltransferase-like protein 3, whose amino-acid sequence is MLVLNCSTKLQILEYMLMKNFPESLKVYGAVLNINRGNPFKKEVVVDSWPEFKVVISRRQKEAENDDLDYFTNAYAVFYKDLQAYRELLENPETINWEQVFQIQGLQDGLLETSKAVASSKCVDVKQSSFQMVFYPNPDTLPDVKLLQDPAPKLASLDVSHASLLNETWSRGGSEQCRRYLANLICSFPSACILDEGGHPISWGLTDQFATMIHNYTLPEHRRKGYSRLITTVLAKKLHSRGFPAQGNVLQDNLPSISMLKSMNAQFLPCHFIRLIHTPLWFLTTASL